One region of Vitis vinifera cultivar Pinot Noir 40024 chromosome 1, ASM3070453v1 genomic DNA includes:
- the LOC104880480 gene encoding uncharacterized protein LOC104880480: MRCRRRPLHTCGASILAMSHNAYMKVQGFNGPIGSVTKKMATLATSACPFVYAIQCQWLALLSFADDRILAIEDKIERLFPPSTHVFNKLDELLHIAETLPGRFDDAADRLPMIIQRVPLLDWVLAHVVSWLNFFLSLLADWGTDAAREKEIMVDINCTDPNNGSSSVGKVHQIESRGESEHMVKSPAEVEGEVLKCTYKEALEKGTKYENEMKEDDSKEIVKTMLQKKEVGLRTEKNGGQENEKNGKEESMQGMVIEGEVEVETEKNVSKDEECISNDDPILELFESGWHMKPGRGAQSPLQSQSKLEEWN; the protein is encoded by the coding sequence ATGAGGTGCAGACGCCGCCCGTTGCATACATGTGGAGCTTCCATCTTAGCAATGTCCCACAACGCCTACATGAAAGTCCAAGGCTTCAACGGACCCATAGGATCTGTGACAAAAAAGATGGCAACATTAGCTACCTCAGCCTGCCCATTTGTGTATGCCATACAGTGCCAATGGCTGGCTCTCCTTTCCTTTGCAGATGATCGCATTCTAGCTATTGAAGACAAGATCGAGAGGCTTTTTCCACCATCGACCCATGTGTTCAACAAGCTTGATGAGCTGCTCCACATTGCAGAAACCTTACCCGGAAGATTTGATGATGCTGCAGACAGGCTTCCTATGATTATCCAAAGGGTTCCGCTTCTAGACTGGGTGTTGGCTCATGTTGTGTCCTGGTTgaattttttcctctctctacTGGCTGACTGGGGAACTGATGCTGCAAGAGAGAAGGAGATAATGGTTGATATAAACTGCACTGACCCGAATAATGGATCATCGTCGGTTGGCAAAGTGCATCAAATTGAATCGAGGGGAGAAAGTGAGCATATGGTGAAGTCTCCTGCAGAGGTTGAAGGGGAAGTTCTGAAGTGTACTTACAAGGAAGCTCTAGAGAAGGGaaccaaatatgagaatgaAATGAAAGAGGATGATTCTAAGGAGATTGTGAAGACCATGCTTCAGAAGAAAGAAGTTGGGTTAAGAACAGAGAAAAATGGAGGccaagagaatgaaaaaaatggcAAGGAGGAGAGCATGCAGGGCATGGTTATTGAGGGGGAAGTTGAGGTGGAAACTGAGAAAAATGTAAGCAAAGACGAGGAATGCATCAGTAATGATGATCCAATACTAGAATTATTCGAGTCAGGGTGGCACATGAAACCAGGAAGAGGTGCCCAAAGCCCTTTGCAATCACAATCCAAGTTAGAAGAATGGAATTGA
- the LOC109123462 gene encoding AAA-ATPase At3g50940-like — translation MKYKEKVLSTYLPYVLEISDTIEEENRVVKLYSLGNFNEDYNGPWTSINVDHPSTFDTLAMEPMLKKELIADFDRLVKRWEGQDIDCSIESQNFEKMEHTTIVSQIILSGLLDFIDGLWSSFGDERIIMLTTNHKECLDPACIVETNLHGHAFRSSKVTEMEKLIMDVEGNPAEIAEELF, via the exons ATGAAATACAAGGAGAAGGTCTTGAGCACATACCTGCCATATGTACTAGAAATATCAGACAccatagaagaagaaaacagggtGGTTAAGTTATACTCCCTGGGAAATTTCAATGAAGATTATAATGGTCCGTGGACATCAATCAATGTGGACCATCCATCCACTTTTGACACATTGGCAATGGAGCCAATGCTCAAGAAGGAACTCATTGCTGACTTTGACAGATTAGTCAAGAGATGGGAG GGACAAGACATTGATTGTTCCATTGAGTcccagaattttgaaaaaatggaacATACAACAATAGTGAGCCAG ATAATTCTATCTGGGTTGCTTGATTTCATTGATGGACTGTGGTCAAGCTTTGGTGATGAGAGGATAATCATGTTGACTACAAATCACAAAGAATGTTTAGACCCTGCATGCATTGTTGAGACTAACCTGCATGGACATGCATTCAGAT CATCAAAAGTTACTGAAATGGAGAAACTGATAATGGATGTGGAGGGGAACCCAGCAGAGATTGCAGAAGAGCTCTTTTGA